From Streptomyces sp. NBC_00690, a single genomic window includes:
- a CDS encoding RidA family protein, whose translation MTARITRINPDNLHPTPGYHHITVVEAGRTAYLAGQCPLDPAGELVGEADLNAQIDQVAANAVAALTAVDATPQDVVRSVIYVASADAEVLAAAWFRLNDSVLAPAFTTASTLLGVAQLGYPGQLIEVDLTASLG comes from the coding sequence ATGACTGCACGCATCACCCGAATCAACCCTGACAATCTCCACCCGACCCCCGGCTACCACCACATCACCGTCGTCGAAGCGGGCCGGACCGCATATCTGGCCGGGCAATGCCCCCTGGATCCGGCCGGCGAACTGGTGGGAGAGGCCGACCTCAACGCCCAGATCGACCAGGTCGCGGCCAATGCCGTGGCTGCCCTCACCGCGGTGGACGCCACCCCGCAGGACGTCGTTCGATCGGTGATCTATGTGGCGAGTGCCGATGCGGAGGTGCTGGCGGCGGCCTGGTTCCGCCTCAACGACTCCGTGCTCGCCCCCGCCTTCACCACGGCGAGCACCCTTCTGGGCGTGGCCCAACTCGGCTACCCGGGACAGCTGATCGAGGTGGACCTGACGGCGTCCCTGGGTTGA